Proteins encoded within one genomic window of Natator depressus isolate rNatDep1 chromosome 1, rNatDep2.hap1, whole genome shotgun sequence:
- the LPAR6 gene encoding lysophosphatidic acid receptor 6: MVSSNCSTEDSFKYILYGCTFSMVFVLGLISNCVAIYIFTFTLKMRNETTTYMLNLAISDLLFVFTLPFRIYYFAIRNWPFGDILCKISVTMFYTNMYGSIFFLTCISVDRFLAIVHPFWSKTLRTKRNAKIVCVAVWITVLAGSMPASFFQSTTTRNNTEYEQNTCFENFPDKTWKTYISRIVIFIEIVGFFIPLFLNVTCSTMVLRTLNKPVTLSRNKLSKKKVLKMIFVHLVIFCFCFVPYNVTLILYSLMRTQIWINCSLVTAVRTMYPITLCIAVSNCCFDPIIYYFTSDTIKNSIKKNRSARTRDSRSAETQVAENFIQHSLQTLKAKIFDNESTI; encoded by the coding sequence ATGGTAAGCTCTAATTGTTCCACTGAGGACTCCTTTAAGTATATTTTATATGGATGTACGTTTAGCATGGTGTTTGTCCTTGGTCTAATATCAAATTGCGTTGCTATATACATTTTTACATTCACATTAAAAATGCGAAATGAAACAACTACTTACATGCTTAATTTAGCAATATCTgatctactttttgtatttacatTGCCCTTCAGGATTTATTACTTTGCAATAAGAAACTGGCCATTTGGAGATATACTTTGCAAGATTTCTGTCACAATGTTTTATACAAACATGTATGGAAGCATTTTCTTCTTGACTTGTATAAGCGTCGATCGCTTTTTAGCCATAGTGCACCCATTTTGGTCTAAGACTCTTAGAaccaaaagaaatgcaaaaattgTCTGTGTTGCAGTATGGATAACTGTACTAGCAGGAAGCATGCCAGCAAGCTTTTTTCAGTCTACCACCACCCGAAATAACACTGAATATGAACAAAACACATGTTTTGAAAACTTTCCGGATAAAACATGGAAAACCTATATATCAAGGATTGTTATCTTCATTGAAATTGTGGGATTTTTTATTCCACTGTTCTTAAATGTGACCTGTTCTACGATGGTTTTAAGGACTTTGAATAAACCAGTTACATTAAGTCGGAACAAGCTAAGCAAAAAAAAGGTACTCAAAATGATTTTTGTCCATTTGGTGATATTCTGTTTCTGTTTTGTGCCATATAATGTTACCCTAATACTTTATTCTCTAATGAGAACACAAATATGGATTAATTGTTCATTAGTAACTGCTGTCAGGACTATGTATCCTATCACTCTATGCATTGCAGTTTCAAATTGTTGTTTTGACCCTATAATATACTATTTTACATCAGATACTATTAAAAACTCAATAAAAAAGAACAGATCAGCTAGAACACGCGATTCCAGATCCGCTGAAACTCAAGTTGCTGAAAATTTTATTCAACACAGCCTCCAGACTTTAAAAGCTAAAATATTTGACAATGAATCTACAATATAA